A genomic window from Pecten maximus chromosome 2, xPecMax1.1, whole genome shotgun sequence includes:
- the LOC117321289 gene encoding uncharacterized protein LOC117321289, with the protein MKGLWKTLALVAIILGIHTVVSTDTWAANEFEDLAAECDMIISSFNPIKMKCQNKKCKEVTDDDGNIIKRKCLKKNRCCYVQECQEWLCLPRLKETGNKLELTQGNE; encoded by the exons ATGAAAGGGCTCTGGAAGACCTTAGCACTTGTG GCAATTATATTAGGAATCCAC ACTGTGGTTTCTACAGATACCTGGGCGGCAAATGAATTCGAG GATTTGGCCGCGGAGTGTGATATGATCATCAGCTCCTTCAACCCCATCAAAATGAAGTGTCAAAACAAGAAATGTAAAGAGGTTACAGATGACGATGGAAATATCATAAAACGCAAGTGTTTAAAGAAAAACAGGTGTTGTTACGTACAGGAATGTCAGGAATGGCTGTGTTTGCCGAGACTTAAGGAGACCGGAAATAAGCTGGAGCTTACACAGGGAAATGAATGA